ACCGAGGCGAAGGTGCAGGCCTTGGTGGAGCTCGGCGCGGACGCCTCGGGCACCCCGACGGACACGGTCTGCGTGGCCGCCCCGATGCCCACCGCCTCGCGCGCCGGCGCCGACTCCGGCCCTCGCACCGGAGCCGGTTCGGGCACCACCAGCCCCAGCAGGACCACAGGCGCCGAAGTCCAGCCCTTCGCCGGCCCGCGCTCCCTGTGGGGCGCCCGCCTGGCCCGAGCGGTCCACGGGGCGACGCGCGCGGCCTGCGCCGGCCTGATCACCCCCTAGAGAGGCGTCTTGCCGACCGGGCCGGATCAGGGAGCGGCGAGCCCGGCCCGGCCGACAAGACACCCCCTGGCGTCGAGCCGGCTCCCGGCGGTGGCCGTCGGCGCCCCGGCCCGACCGCTCGCGACCCCTCACCCGTGCGACAGCAGCGCCGCCGTGAGTTCGGCCGCCCGCCGGTGCCACAGATGGGCGCCGCGCAGCATCGCGTGGCCGCCCGTCGGCATCGGGATGCCCGCCGCGTCCGCGCCCGCGGCGCGGGCCCTGCGGACGAAGTCCCAGGACGCGCGGGCCGAGGTGACGCGGTCGCTCTCGTCGTGGAGCAGGTAGAGGCGCCTGCCGCCCAGGTGGTCGACGGGCTCGTCGGTGGGGCACCAGGGCGCGAGGGCGACGACACCGCGGACGGCGGGATCTCCCGCGGCGGCGAGTGCCGCGCGGCCGCCCATCGAGTGGCCGACGAGCACGACGGGCACGGGCCCGGCCTGTTCCCGGAGCCGTACGAGCGCGCTCTCGGCGTCCCTGGCGGCGTCGGCGCTCTCGCCGTTCCAGCCCCGGTGGCGGTAGCGGACCTCGGCGATCAGCACGCCCCGGCCCCGGACGGCCCGGCTCACGGCGGCGGCGAAGGGCCGCATGCGCAGCGCGGGCAGGTTGAGGGCGGGCGGCGGCCCGGGGCCGTCGGCGCGGCCTCCGTGGAGCAGCAGTACGGCCGCGGTCGGCACGGCGGGCGTACTGCGCACGACGAACGTGCCGGGATCGGCGCGCCGGGTGGGGCACAGCGTCATCGGGCGCTCGCCCCGCTCCCGGACCTGTGCGGTGGCCGGCGGGCCCGTCCGCTCGTGCGGACCGCCGGCTGTCCGGGCTGCTGCGCCATGG
This sequence is a window from Streptomyces sp. NBC_00691. Protein-coding genes within it:
- a CDS encoding alpha/beta fold hydrolase; translated protein: MSGPLHRGSGTRLLEAHHGAAARTAGGPHERTGPPATAQVRERGERPMTLCPTRRADPGTFVVRSTPAVPTAAVLLLHGGRADGPGPPPALNLPALRMRPFAAAVSRAVRGRGVLIAEVRYRHRGWNGESADAARDAESALVRLREQAGPVPVVLVGHSMGGRAALAAAGDPAVRGVVALAPWCPTDEPVDHLGGRRLYLLHDESDRVTSARASWDFVRRARAAGADAAGIPMPTGGHAMLRGAHLWHRRAAELTAALLSHG